One Paenibacillus riograndensis SBR5 DNA segment encodes these proteins:
- a CDS encoding sensor histidine kinase, translating to MSLIRRIAELLHVQKGMLLVYVLNTVILVMASYVFYGVNDILYPLFVSFFILLVYLAVTAVKLNQFTGKLSAAKSSPHIEVDDTNVKDKLIFGAINEIHEQYNGRLHQMNSSIKERNTLFSQWIHNMKVSISIIGLAAEKGTEEAISDIKEENRRLTQNLEECLNLLRLDDFARDYLPEKVNLHKVVNKAVNARKREFIYKGVYPQIDIAKHLEICTDEKWCGYMLEQVLSNAVKYSDKEGRVTVRSELAGDRVLLSIQDYGVGIDQEDLPRVFDPFFTGKNGRDYRSATGIGLYMVKHIARKLGHRVSIDSQKGAGTRVTFAFLSKV from the coding sequence ATGTCTTTGATCCGGCGGATTGCTGAACTGCTGCATGTTCAAAAAGGAATGCTTCTGGTCTATGTGTTGAATACGGTGATCCTCGTTATGGCCTCCTACGTCTTTTATGGCGTGAATGACATTCTCTATCCGCTTTTCGTCAGTTTTTTCATTCTCCTGGTGTATCTGGCGGTAACAGCCGTTAAGCTTAACCAATTCACCGGGAAACTGTCCGCTGCCAAGAGCAGTCCGCACATTGAAGTGGATGATACGAATGTGAAGGACAAACTCATTTTCGGTGCAATCAACGAAATTCATGAACAATACAATGGCCGGCTCCATCAGATGAACAGCTCTATTAAGGAAAGAAACACGTTGTTTTCCCAGTGGATTCATAATATGAAGGTATCCATTTCCATCATCGGGCTGGCAGCGGAAAAAGGGACGGAGGAGGCAATCAGCGATATTAAGGAGGAGAACCGCAGGCTGACGCAAAATCTCGAAGAATGTCTGAACCTGCTTCGGCTGGATGACTTTGCGCGGGATTATTTGCCGGAGAAGGTGAACCTGCACAAGGTTGTGAACAAGGCGGTCAACGCCAGAAAAAGAGAATTTATCTACAAAGGGGTCTATCCCCAAATAGACATCGCTAAACACTTGGAAATTTGCACAGATGAGAAGTGGTGCGGGTATATGCTGGAGCAGGTATTGTCGAACGCCGTTAAATACAGTGACAAAGAAGGCCGGGTCACGGTTAGAAGTGAGCTTGCCGGTGATCGCGTGCTCCTTAGTATTCAAGATTATGGAGTGGGTATCGATCAGGAGGATCTGCCAAGGGTGTTTGATCCTTTTTTTACGGGGAAGAACGGCAGAGATTACCGGTCGGCTACAGGGATCGGCTTGTATATGGTGAAGCATATTGCCCGCAAGCTTGGGCACAGGGTCAGCATCGATTCGCAGAAAGGGGCAGGCACGAGGGTGACCTTTGCCTTCCTTTCAAAAGTGTAA
- a CDS encoding DUF4179 domain-containing protein: protein MGQSPKPTEYAEMDAIERMIRESSLPRQSMSNQIIHRIGENQVSRRSGKAKSSVLKRSVVAASVTAILGAGVIGAGFVSPVMADALKKIPGFGVIYNGTSAEAVNAAVEQGIVSEPGLSVTHDGITLKLADLLYDGTRLSFTLIREGTDLENMVIPFKLKDTPKEQLPKGYIVGPELQSAGQGKMEALSLLADGQKIKFTTGSFGDLPGQRNAFIGEMTHGLNLPDKFELTIQTKVTNVEEPFEFKVPVKVDNNALVLKPDVTKSDGQFSYTVKELYLSPVSTRLVVDSQGPVPQSPEQTGDYSASKVYYEIVDDQGNELDQRMLGFFNGKPATEYHIDDLYSPFAGKPKSITIKPFTFTVKNADWSIVGEKKDSKGNYVTGKDRLGNDSWKDSMGTRTYLKDLEVTIPVNP from the coding sequence ATGGGACAATCGCCGAAACCCACGGAGTACGCTGAAATGGATGCGATAGAACGGATGATTCGTGAATCGTCACTGCCAAGACAAAGCATGAGTAATCAAATTATACACAGGATTGGAGAGAACCAGGTGAGCAGAAGATCAGGAAAAGCTAAATCCAGCGTTCTAAAAAGAAGTGTGGTGGCCGCATCTGTTACAGCTATACTTGGAGCGGGCGTAATCGGTGCGGGGTTTGTATCGCCGGTCATGGCCGACGCATTGAAGAAAATCCCCGGCTTTGGGGTCATTTATAATGGGACGAGCGCCGAAGCTGTGAATGCAGCTGTAGAACAAGGGATTGTTTCCGAACCTGGACTAAGTGTAACCCATGATGGAATCACATTGAAGTTGGCTGATTTGCTGTATGATGGAACCCGCCTGTCTTTCACCCTAATACGGGAAGGAACGGATTTGGAGAATATGGTTATACCATTCAAGCTCAAAGATACACCTAAAGAGCAACTGCCTAAGGGTTATATTGTAGGACCAGAACTTCAATCAGCCGGACAAGGGAAAATGGAAGCGCTAAGTCTTCTAGCCGATGGACAAAAAATTAAATTCACGACAGGCAGCTTCGGGGATCTCCCGGGTCAAAGAAATGCTTTTATTGGCGAGATGACCCATGGTCTGAATTTGCCCGACAAATTTGAGCTGACGATTCAGACGAAGGTTACCAATGTGGAAGAGCCTTTTGAATTCAAGGTTCCGGTAAAGGTGGATAATAACGCGCTTGTGCTGAAGCCTGACGTTACCAAATCGGATGGACAGTTCAGCTATACCGTTAAGGAATTGTATCTTTCGCCTGTATCCACCCGTCTTGTTGTGGACAGTCAGGGACCGGTTCCGCAATCCCCGGAGCAAACAGGCGATTACAGCGCCAGCAAGGTGTATTATGAAATTGTGGATGACCAGGGAAATGAGCTTGATCAGCGTATGCTAGGATTTTTCAACGGTAAACCGGCAACCGAATATCACATCGATGATTTATATTCTCCGTTTGCCGGCAAGCCAAAGTCGATAACGATCAAGCCGTTCACCTTTACAGTGAAAAATGCTGACTGGAGCATTGTTGGAGAGAAGAAGGATAGTAAAGGGAATTATGTAACAGGGAAAGACCGCTTGGGCAATGATTCTTGGAAGGATAGTATGGGCACACGGACATACCTGAAAGACCTGGAAGTGACGATTCCGGTTAATCCATAG
- a CDS encoding ABC transporter permease, with the protein MTFFSIIRKNLLYNAKRYVSIYSVNTLIVTVLFMFGSLLYNSEILRQLGDTTLYDIVRVALIGVIVFSFVFITYSNFSFLKYRGKEFGMYILLGLTSRDLTKMLLLENAGIAGVSLGSGLITGVVFGKLFYMGLNQILLVNPIRFELTLESLLLSSGIFLMIFIFNFLLSMAYLRRVSVVDALQAAHSREPGKSSIAWGILASVLFAVSAVMLPGIMLERWFGGNSALIVVLIVLTLLCPYVIIGTVIAIMKSAIKRFRKLYNNNLLLLSNVSHRFLSYKTTMYIVTLLIAGALFFSGLTYAMYATTRENNRLDNPYDVMFVENHSINGFHEQEIEQVLKDNGIAVEQNQTLEYMEVPEFRNAKGVWQLWDTHTTVIGEHQFNQHMGTSYELAEDQALFVRVHKENMKFEMPDTIIAFMDPEHMNDGMHDYENKESLMQALESYPVKEYLEGNIREVTEPFANSLHTADVYYGQALVVDDRVYEQIRAAAGESQVKKLHLLKGDIDEQGFQALLHALQERNGLDASYWNANDQSAMKDADEQRATLEAFRPVYREELLRQELESSGTTFFIIMFLGALFAVASGAVLYHKVLSDIDQQLENMQSLKRIGVTAKELKQIVSKELGLVFFLPAVFGLGLGIYYFYFLFSNQPGILQLLGKAGLVALLFVALQIVFYFGSRKKYFAELGKQGILNG; encoded by the coding sequence ATGACCTTCTTTTCCATTATCCGCAAAAATCTACTATACAATGCAAAAAGGTATGTGTCCATTTATTCAGTCAATACGCTCATTGTGACGGTTTTGTTCATGTTCGGCAGCCTGCTCTATAACTCCGAAATTTTACGGCAGTTGGGAGATACCACACTTTATGATATCGTCCGCGTGGCTTTAATTGGCGTGATAGTATTCTCCTTCGTATTTATCACCTACAGCAACTTCTCCTTTCTGAAATACAGAGGCAAAGAGTTCGGGATGTACATCCTCCTGGGCCTGACCAGCAGAGACCTGACCAAGATGCTGTTGCTGGAGAACGCAGGGATTGCGGGAGTTTCCCTGGGAAGCGGACTAATCACGGGTGTTGTATTCGGCAAACTGTTTTACATGGGATTAAATCAAATTCTGCTGGTGAATCCAATCCGGTTTGAGCTGACCTTAGAGAGCCTGCTCTTAAGCAGCGGCATCTTCCTGATGATTTTTATATTTAATTTTCTGCTTAGCATGGCGTATCTCCGCAGAGTCTCTGTTGTGGATGCACTTCAGGCCGCGCATAGCCGGGAGCCCGGTAAGAGCAGCATCGCATGGGGAATACTAGCCAGTGTGCTTTTTGCCGTATCGGCGGTTATGCTGCCGGGGATTATGCTGGAAAGATGGTTCGGAGGGAATTCTGCCCTCATTGTTGTGCTTATTGTGCTTACCTTGCTGTGCCCCTATGTAATTATTGGGACAGTCATTGCGATCATGAAGTCGGCTATAAAGCGTTTCAGGAAGCTGTACAACAACAACTTATTGCTGCTGTCGAATGTATCCCACCGCTTTTTATCGTATAAAACCACGATGTATATTGTTACCCTGCTAATCGCCGGAGCGCTTTTCTTTAGCGGTTTGACGTATGCAATGTACGCAACAACCAGGGAGAACAACAGGCTGGACAATCCTTATGATGTGATGTTTGTCGAGAACCATTCCATCAATGGGTTTCATGAGCAGGAAATAGAGCAGGTATTGAAGGACAACGGCATAGCGGTTGAACAGAACCAAACGCTGGAATATATGGAAGTGCCGGAGTTCCGCAATGCGAAGGGAGTCTGGCAGCTGTGGGATACGCATACAACTGTTATTGGCGAACACCAATTCAATCAGCATATGGGAACAAGCTACGAGCTGGCGGAAGATCAGGCCTTATTCGTGAGGGTCCATAAGGAAAATATGAAATTCGAAATGCCGGATACGATCATTGCCTTCATGGACCCGGAGCATATGAATGACGGCATGCATGATTACGAGAACAAAGAAAGCTTGATGCAGGCTTTGGAGAGCTATCCTGTGAAAGAGTATCTGGAAGGAAATATCCGGGAGGTCACCGAACCGTTCGCCAACTCCCTGCACACAGCCGATGTATATTATGGTCAAGCCCTGGTTGTAGATGACCGGGTATATGAGCAGATCCGGGCCGCCGCCGGGGAATCCCAGGTTAAAAAGCTCCATCTGCTAAAAGGGGATATCGATGAACAGGGGTTCCAGGCTCTGCTCCATGCCTTGCAGGAACGGAACGGATTGGATGCTTCATATTGGAATGCCAACGATCAGAGCGCCATGAAGGATGCAGATGAGCAGAGAGCAACGCTGGAGGCCTTCAGGCCCGTATACAGAGAAGAATTACTCAGACAGGAGCTGGAATCCAGCGGGACCACCTTTTTTATCATCATGTTCCTTGGCGCCTTGTTCGCAGTTGCATCCGGAGCAGTGCTGTATCATAAAGTGCTGTCTGATATTGATCAACAACTGGAAAACATGCAGTCCCTTAAGCGGATTGGCGTGACAGCGAAGGAATTGAAGCAGATCGTATCGAAGGAGCTGGGCCTTGTTTTTTTTCTTCCGGCCGTGTTTGGATTGGGGCTGGGAATTTATTATTTCTATTTCTTATTCAGCAACCAGCCGGGGATACTCCAGCTGCTTGGAAAAGCCGGACTGGTGGCTTTGTTATTTGTTGCGCTTCAGATCGTCTTTTACTTTGGCAGCCGTAAAAAATATTTCGCTGAGTTGGGCAAACAAGGAATTTTAAATGGTTAG
- a CDS encoding APC family permease, with amino-acid sequence MMSSVKRFLIGRPLKSEQLGDQKLNKTKALAILSSDALSSVAYGPEQILLVLVTLSAAAFWYSIPIAAGVLVLLLALILSYRQIIFAYPHGGGAYVVSKENLGKYPGLVAGGSLLVDYILTVAVSVSAGTDAITSAFPSLHPYNVLIAIFFVLIITTLNLRGVTESASFLAYPVYLFVLALFILIGLGVFRILTGSVPAELHTPIGTPIAGISLFLLLKAFSSGSSALTGVEAISNAIPNFKEPAPNNAAKTLAAMGTLLAVLFTGIVFLAYYYGITPREDATVVSIIAEQVFGRNFMYYFVQGTTALILVLAANTGYSAFPLLAVNLAKDKFIPRMFTVRGDRLGYSNGILILGLLSILLIIAFEGRTEHLIPLYAVGVFIPFTLSQSGMMIKWIRQKPPGWVTKFIINTTGALISFIVTMMFFLTKFTQVWPVLVFLPLIILMFYRIRKHYEAVADQLRISTCEEEPLAIEGNIIILPVAGITHVVENSLRYAKSLGAEQIIAVHVPFEREDDAIFEEKWKNFHPEVRLVTLYSPYRSIIHPLTKFIDTVQRKASESNYQVTVVVPQFIPRKGWHNILHNQSSLLLRAHLLYRRNVIITTVPYHLKK; translated from the coding sequence ATGATGTCTTCGGTAAAAAGATTTTTAATTGGGCGGCCGCTGAAATCAGAGCAGCTTGGCGACCAGAAACTGAACAAAACCAAGGCACTGGCAATTCTTTCTTCAGATGCTTTATCCTCGGTCGCTTATGGTCCTGAGCAAATCCTGCTGGTGCTGGTTACTCTCAGCGCTGCGGCGTTCTGGTATTCCATTCCCATTGCTGCCGGGGTGCTGGTTCTGCTGCTGGCCTTGATTTTATCCTACCGGCAAATTATATTTGCCTATCCCCACGGCGGCGGAGCATATGTGGTATCAAAAGAAAACCTTGGGAAATATCCGGGACTTGTGGCTGGCGGCTCACTGCTGGTGGACTACATATTAACGGTAGCCGTTAGTGTCTCGGCCGGGACGGACGCGATTACATCGGCTTTTCCCAGCCTGCATCCGTATAATGTGCTTATTGCCATTTTCTTCGTTCTGATTATTACAACCCTGAACCTGCGCGGGGTAACGGAGTCGGCATCGTTCCTTGCGTATCCGGTATATCTGTTTGTGCTCGCTTTATTTATCTTGATCGGGCTGGGCGTGTTCCGGATTCTGACCGGCAGCGTTCCTGCCGAGCTCCATACGCCTATCGGTACGCCGATAGCGGGCATCAGCCTGTTTCTGCTGTTAAAGGCTTTTTCCTCGGGCAGCTCGGCGCTGACGGGGGTGGAGGCCATATCCAATGCGATCCCCAACTTCAAAGAGCCCGCACCAAATAATGCAGCCAAAACACTGGCGGCAATGGGCACATTGCTTGCTGTGTTATTTACGGGAATTGTGTTTCTGGCGTATTACTACGGGATAACCCCGCGAGAGGATGCCACGGTAGTCTCGATTATTGCCGAACAGGTTTTTGGCCGGAATTTCATGTACTACTTTGTTCAGGGAACGACCGCGCTGATTCTGGTCCTGGCGGCCAATACCGGCTACTCAGCATTTCCGCTGCTGGCGGTGAATCTGGCCAAGGATAAGTTCATTCCGCGTATGTTCACGGTCCGGGGGGACAGGCTGGGCTACTCCAATGGGATTCTTATCCTGGGGCTGCTGTCGATCCTCCTGATCATTGCTTTTGAAGGCCGGACCGAGCATTTGATTCCGCTGTATGCGGTTGGTGTTTTCATTCCCTTCACCCTCTCCCAGAGCGGGATGATGATCAAATGGATCAGACAGAAGCCACCAGGCTGGGTCACCAAGTTTATCATCAATACAACAGGCGCACTGATCAGCTTCATCGTTACGATGATGTTCTTCCTGACCAAATTTACGCAGGTGTGGCCGGTACTGGTCTTTTTACCGCTGATTATCCTGATGTTCTACCGGATTCGCAAACATTATGAGGCTGTAGCGGACCAGCTCCGGATCTCGACTTGTGAGGAGGAGCCGCTGGCGATTGAAGGGAATATCATCATCCTGCCGGTCGCCGGGATCACCCATGTGGTGGAGAACTCGCTCCGGTATGCCAAATCGCTCGGCGCCGAGCAGATTATTGCCGTGCATGTCCCGTTCGAGCGGGAGGATGATGCGATATTTGAAGAAAAGTGGAAAAACTTTCACCCTGAAGTCCGGCTGGTGACGCTGTATTCGCCGTACCGCAGCATCATTCACCCGCTGACCAAGTTCATTGACACCGTCCAGCGCAAGGCGAGCGAATCGAATTATCAGGTGACGGTGGTCGTGCCGCAGTTTATTCCGAGGAAGGGCTGGCACAATATCCTGCATAACCAATCCAGCCTGCTGCTCCGCGCACATCTGCTGTACCGGCGGAATGTGATTATTACTACGGTACCTTATCACCTGAAGAAATAG
- a CDS encoding non-ribosomal peptide synthetase yields MYKSLVEMLIARSKDAHKGITFINGDNEHNYYSYKEMYTRATGALRFLRSKGIQSGDEVIFQIENNETFILAFWACILGGMIPVPVNVGNNDEHKHKLIKIWNVLHRPFLITDSRSLLKPDLTAHQTDFYRFASSITNRTIHTETLEYSGTEDVVLCSPESHDIAFIQFSSGTTGDPKGVTLTHDNLLTNLYDLKKSRNYSANDSFLSWMPLTHDMGMIVFHLLPLTCGGSQSLLPTWVFIRRPTLWIKKASDLKSTVIASPNFGMKYFLTFFYRSQCSYEWDLSNVRVLLDAAEPIDAKLCNEFLEVMDKFSLPRTSLLPGYGLAEATAAVTLYKPGHEFTSYNIVRSSINTGSRVQIVEENYKDKEYIVSLVDLGNPIENCFVRVCDEEDRVLDECVVGHVQIKGNNVTNGYYNNEEATRKVFTKDGWLRTGDLGFMKDGSLIVTGREKDIIFINGQNFYPQDIERVAEEFTGTRIGVTAACGVYNEQLATEEVILFVNYKDKPETFVPLAIELRKQLNLKVGIHVRHIIPVKKILKTTSGKVQRYKMKNLFLEGQFTGLLAEMEEVTNTITSRIDADQPKDTVEAALLSIWANVLGNDRLGVKDNFFEIGGTSTLLAQMFEQVDREYPGKITLTDLFGHPSISKLAGLIRQDGSDINASAHIRALELPEEFFKNGSHAEEEDGLSRTLSFSVDHKFTGQLKRIAAAEHLKHESILLSMFVYLLYELSPSARIEVQTMMDGSGWVVPFTADFAQIDRLEDLFTLANETVKPGTREIYHVQDVSKFFIHKKNSVVPFICKEHLNLSAGNLLDVYDLVLKFKEDHNGIHFVCEFNSNEIRSEPVLNFIQRYAQALYGVVNRFVKDHKPLGVM; encoded by the coding sequence ATGTATAAGAGTTTAGTTGAAATGCTTATAGCCCGGTCAAAGGATGCTCACAAAGGGATTACTTTCATCAATGGGGATAACGAACACAACTATTATTCGTACAAGGAGATGTATACAAGAGCCACCGGAGCTTTACGATTCTTGAGAAGCAAAGGCATTCAGTCCGGAGATGAAGTCATCTTTCAAATTGAAAATAATGAAACCTTTATTCTCGCGTTTTGGGCGTGTATATTGGGAGGCATGATCCCTGTACCTGTCAATGTGGGGAATAATGACGAGCATAAGCATAAGCTGATAAAAATTTGGAATGTTCTTCATCGCCCATTTTTGATAACGGATTCAAGATCATTGCTTAAACCGGATTTAACCGCACACCAAACGGATTTTTACCGTTTCGCCTCGTCCATTACCAATCGCACAATACATACGGAAACCCTCGAATATTCCGGGACGGAAGATGTCGTACTCTGCAGCCCTGAATCTCATGATATTGCATTTATCCAATTTTCTTCGGGAACAACGGGAGACCCCAAAGGGGTCACATTGACCCATGATAATTTACTTACAAATCTCTATGATCTCAAGAAGAGCAGAAATTACTCGGCAAACGACTCGTTCTTAAGCTGGATGCCGCTTACCCATGATATGGGGATGATCGTTTTTCACCTGCTCCCGCTGACTTGCGGAGGCAGTCAATCCTTATTGCCAACATGGGTCTTTATCAGACGGCCGACACTTTGGATCAAAAAAGCGAGTGATTTAAAATCGACGGTCATCGCGTCCCCCAATTTTGGAATGAAGTACTTTTTGACCTTTTTCTACCGTTCACAATGCAGCTACGAATGGGATTTATCAAATGTCCGGGTGTTGCTTGACGCAGCTGAACCCATTGACGCCAAGCTATGCAACGAGTTTCTTGAGGTCATGGATAAGTTCAGCCTGCCCAGAACATCGCTCCTTCCCGGATACGGCTTGGCGGAAGCGACGGCTGCTGTAACTCTTTACAAGCCCGGACATGAATTTACATCTTATAACATCGTAAGAAGCTCTATCAATACAGGTAGCCGTGTCCAAATTGTTGAAGAAAACTACAAGGATAAGGAATATATTGTCTCCTTGGTAGATTTGGGTAACCCTATTGAGAATTGCTTCGTAAGGGTGTGTGATGAAGAAGACCGGGTATTGGATGAATGCGTGGTAGGGCATGTACAAATCAAGGGCAACAATGTCACGAACGGTTATTACAATAACGAGGAAGCTACCCGGAAGGTATTTACCAAGGATGGGTGGCTCAGGACAGGCGATCTGGGATTTATGAAGGATGGCAGCCTTATTGTAACCGGCAGAGAGAAGGACATTATTTTTATTAATGGCCAGAATTTTTATCCGCAGGATATTGAAAGGGTGGCAGAGGAATTTACCGGAACGAGAATCGGGGTTACTGCAGCGTGCGGTGTTTATAACGAGCAGCTGGCAACGGAGGAAGTGATTCTGTTTGTGAACTATAAAGACAAACCGGAAACTTTTGTACCTCTGGCGATAGAATTGAGAAAACAGCTGAATCTTAAAGTCGGCATACATGTCCGGCATATCATCCCTGTCAAAAAGATACTAAAAACGACCAGCGGAAAAGTGCAGAGATATAAAATGAAAAACTTATTCCTGGAGGGACAATTTACAGGATTGCTGGCTGAAATGGAGGAAGTCACGAATACAATAACCTCCAGAATCGATGCAGATCAGCCGAAGGATACGGTGGAAGCGGCACTGCTGAGCATATGGGCTAACGTACTCGGCAATGACAGGCTCGGTGTTAAAGATAACTTTTTTGAAATTGGCGGAACTTCGACTTTGCTGGCTCAAATGTTTGAACAGGTTGATCGTGAATATCCTGGCAAGATCACTTTAACTGACTTATTCGGACATCCTTCCATCAGTAAATTGGCCGGATTGATCCGGCAGGACGGCAGTGACATTAATGCAAGCGCTCACATCAGAGCCTTGGAATTGCCGGAGGAATTTTTCAAGAACGGCTCTCATGCGGAAGAGGAAGACGGTTTGAGCAGGACACTCAGCTTTTCAGTTGATCATAAATTCACCGGTCAGTTGAAGCGCATCGCTGCTGCGGAGCATCTGAAACACGAATCGATTCTTCTGTCGATGTTCGTATATCTGTTGTATGAGCTGTCTCCGTCTGCCCGGATAGAGGTTCAAACAATGATGGATGGAAGCGGCTGGGTAGTGCCGTTTACGGCTGACTTCGCTCAAATCGACCGGTTGGAGGACTTATTTACATTGGCTAACGAAACCGTCAAACCCGGAACTAGGGAAATCTATCATGTCCAGGATGTAAGCAAATTTTTTATCCATAAAAAGAACAGCGTAGTTCCTTTTATCTGTAAGGAGCACTTGAATCTATCGGCAGGAAATTTGCTTGACGTATATGATTTAGTACTGAAATTCAAAGAGGATCATAACGGAATTCATTTCGTGTGCGAATTCAATTCAAATGAGATTCGCAGCGAGCCCGTGCTTAACTTTATCCAGCGGTACGCTCAAGCGTTGTATGGAGTTGTTAACCGGTTTGTGAAGGATCATAAACCACTGGGTGTTATGTAA
- a CDS encoding RNA polymerase sigma factor, which yields MQPTIPGDKEAKRNAVEAAVERVKAGDKQAYGAVISQFERQMYTYCYYILKNHAETEDAVQEIFVRAYENLQHYNRQVSFSAWLYKMAYHHLINLKKKQSRWLKLVEKYKEQQPVMQIFEHESTVYELLVYLTTEERHILLLKAVEQYTFEEIGDIIGLKPATIRKKYERLRHKLVERMNQKGERTHGTIAETHGVR from the coding sequence TTGCAGCCAACCATCCCCGGGGATAAGGAAGCCAAACGAAATGCCGTTGAAGCGGCTGTAGAACGAGTCAAAGCCGGAGACAAACAGGCATATGGAGCAGTGATTAGCCAATTTGAGCGGCAGATGTATACTTATTGCTACTATATTCTGAAAAACCATGCGGAGACGGAGGATGCCGTACAAGAAATTTTTGTCCGGGCCTATGAAAATCTTCAGCACTACAACAGACAAGTCTCTTTCTCTGCCTGGCTGTATAAGATGGCCTACCACCATTTGATCAATCTGAAGAAAAAGCAGAGCCGTTGGCTCAAACTGGTGGAGAAGTATAAAGAACAGCAGCCTGTGATGCAAATCTTCGAACACGAATCAACCGTTTATGAGCTATTGGTTTATCTCACAACAGAAGAGCGTCACATTTTGCTCCTTAAGGCGGTAGAACAGTACACCTTTGAAGAAATTGGTGACATCATTGGCCTCAAGCCGGCCACCATACGGAAAAAATATGAACGCTTGCGCCACAAGCTGGTAGAACGCATGAACCAAAAAGGAGAGAGAACACATGGGACAATCGCCGAAACCCACGGAGTACGCTGA
- a CDS encoding AAA family ATPase, translating into MEPMISDLYVRQARINQSSIPGPRRYPFSLPVIRNIHQIDFEGKVTFFVGENGTGKSTLLEAIAANFGFNPEGGSRNFNFSTQASHSELYEYMTLVKGARRPKDGFFLRAESFYNVATEVDQLAAARSYGGKSLHAQSHGESFMSLLLHRFWGNGLYILDEPEAALSPSRQFALIARMDQLVRQNSQFIIATHSPILLAYPGAGIYVLGEEGLTKTPYEATEHYLLTKAFLNNPQGMLRELMD; encoded by the coding sequence GTGGAACCCATGATCTCCGATCTGTATGTAAGACAAGCAAGAATCAATCAAAGCAGTATCCCGGGACCCCGCCGTTACCCGTTCAGCCTCCCCGTTATCCGCAATATTCATCAGATTGATTTTGAGGGCAAGGTTACTTTTTTTGTGGGGGAAAACGGAACCGGCAAGTCCACCTTACTGGAGGCGATTGCCGCAAATTTCGGCTTCAATCCGGAAGGCGGTTCGCGAAACTTCAACTTTTCTACACAGGCGTCCCATTCGGAACTCTATGAATATATGACGTTGGTTAAGGGGGCAAGACGCCCGAAGGACGGATTTTTCCTGAGAGCGGAAAGCTTCTATAATGTAGCAACCGAAGTGGATCAGCTGGCTGCAGCCCGGAGCTATGGGGGGAAATCGCTGCATGCGCAGTCTCACGGCGAGAGCTTTATGTCGCTGCTGCTGCACCGCTTTTGGGGAAACGGGCTGTATATTTTGGATGAACCCGAGGCGGCCTTGTCTCCCTCCAGGCAGTTTGCCCTGATTGCAAGAATGGATCAGCTGGTCAGACAAAATTCCCAGTTCATCATCGCCACCCATTCACCGATTCTGCTTGCCTATCCGGGAGCCGGCATTTATGTGCTGGGGGAAGAGGGTTTGACCAAAACACCTTATGAAGCTACCGAGCATTATTTGCTGACGAAAGCTTTTTTGAACAATCCGCAGGGAATGCTGAGAGAACTAATGGATTAG
- a CDS encoding ABC transporter ATP-binding protein gives MDVITIDQLVKVYNAYKQAKGVAAIDGMSFNVEKGDFVGIMGPSGSGKTTLLNILSGVDRATSGEVYIDGQDIMKLSKDQMALFRRARIGYIFQDFNLLNSLTLEENIALPLILDKRSPEEIEEKLVPLMQFLGIHGLKDKYPYHISGGQKQKVAAARAVISEPAVMLADEPTGNLDSKSARQLMDTLTSLNEQLGSTILMVTHDPFAASFCRRIIFIRDGNVELEIRSPGDRKQFLDKILEAQSVIGGDHL, from the coding sequence TTGGACGTCATTACGATTGATCAGCTGGTAAAGGTATATAACGCGTATAAGCAGGCCAAGGGAGTAGCTGCAATAGACGGCATGAGCTTTAATGTGGAAAAAGGGGATTTTGTCGGGATTATGGGCCCGAGCGGAAGCGGCAAAACAACCCTCCTGAATATTCTGTCCGGTGTTGACCGAGCCACTTCAGGCGAAGTTTATATTGACGGGCAGGACATTATGAAGTTGTCCAAGGATCAAATGGCGCTGTTCAGGAGAGCGCGGATCGGGTACATCTTTCAGGATTTCAACCTGCTGAACAGCCTTACCCTTGAGGAGAATATTGCATTGCCGTTAATTTTAGATAAAAGAAGCCCGGAAGAGATTGAGGAGAAGCTTGTACCGTTGATGCAGTTTCTCGGCATTCATGGGCTGAAGGACAAGTATCCCTACCATATTTCAGGGGGACAAAAGCAAAAAGTAGCAGCGGCGCGCGCGGTAATAAGCGAACCTGCGGTCATGCTTGCCGATGAGCCGACAGGGAATCTGGATTCGAAGTCAGCCCGGCAGTTAATGGACACTCTAACTTCTCTGAATGAACAATTAGGCAGCACGATTCTCATGGTGACCCATGATCCTTTTGCCGCATCTTTTTGCAGGCGGATCATTTTTATCCGGGACGGGAACGTGGAACTGGAAATACGGTCGCCGGGGGACCGCAAACAGTTCCTCGATAAGATTCTGGAGGCGCAAAGCGTGATCGGAGGGGATCACCTATGA